One window of the Populus nigra chromosome 4, ddPopNigr1.1, whole genome shotgun sequence genome contains the following:
- the LOC133690515 gene encoding LOB domain-containing protein 29-like, whose protein sequence is MTGSGSPCGACKFLRRKCVRGCVFAPYFCHEQGAQHFAAIHKVFGASNVSKLLAHLPVSDRSEAAVTISYEAQARLQDPIYGCVSHIFALQQQVVNLQAQLASLKEQAAQTFLNGSATTNPNDKYYGKPSYPQELQSWFHSENSSTVPQLNPNNLTNNMPYCENGIMDPNSMGNYGNSSSSFDSFEEASHSMSSFDMQTDNLQWTYQHADDLQSMAFGYTQHS, encoded by the exons ATGACAGGTTCTGGTTCACCTTGTGGAGCTTGCAAATTCTTGAGAAGAAAATGTGTGAGAGGTTGTGTTTTTGCACCTTATTTCTGCCATGAACAAGGAGCTCAACATTTTGCAGCAATCCACAAAGTTTTTGGTGCAAGCAATGTGTCAAAGTTGCTTGCTCACCTTCCTGTAAGTGATCGTAGTGAAGCCGCAGTCACAATCTCATATGAAGCTCAAGCCAGGCTTCAAGATCCCATTTATGGCTGTGTTTCTCACATTTTTGCTCTTCAACAACAG GTTGTCAATCTTCAGGCACAGCTGGCTTCTCTCAAGGAACAAGCAGCTCAAACCTTTCTAAATGGCTCTGCCACCACAAACCCTAATGACAAGTACTATGGAAAACCTTCTTATCCACAGGAACTGCAAAGCTGGTTCCACTCAGAAAATTCAAGCACAGTGCCGCAATTGAATCCAAATAACCTCACCAATAACATGCCATACTGTGAAAATGGGATCATGGATCCAAACTCCATGGGAAATTATGGAAATTCATCAAGTTCATTTGATAGCTTTGAAGAGGCATCTCATTCCATGTCATCCTTTGACATGCAAACAGACAACTTGCAATGGACTTATCAACATGCTGATGATCTTCAGTCAATGGCCTTTGGCTATACTCAACATTCATGA